In Elusimicrobiota bacterium, one DNA window encodes the following:
- a CDS encoding NAD-dependent epimerase/dehydratase family protein, with product MKKILVTGAAGFIGAWTAKALRERGHHVVGVDNFSPYYDVGLKRARVRALLPGVEIVEADIADRRSLEPVFARHRFDQICHLAAQAGVRHSLQDPYAYESANGLGTLNLLEFARHGGLPTFVFASSSSVYGGNKKIPFSVDDPVERPVSLYAATKRSNELTAHAYHHLFGLRCTALRFFTVYGPWGRPDMALFGFTKNILEGKPIDVYNHGAMQRDFTYITDIVDGVVAALDRENGYEIFNLGHSEPVELTRFIELIEKAVGRPAKKNLLPLQPGDVPATWADIAKSTERLGFRPRVSIEEGVRQFVDWYRSYYKVS from the coding sequence ATGAAAAAAATTCTGGTCACCGGCGCCGCCGGTTTCATCGGGGCTTGGACGGCCAAAGCCCTCCGCGAACGAGGCCACCACGTGGTGGGCGTGGACAATTTCTCGCCCTACTACGACGTCGGCCTCAAACGCGCCCGCGTGCGGGCCCTCCTGCCGGGCGTCGAGATCGTCGAAGCCGACATCGCCGACCGCCGGTCGCTGGAGCCGGTTTTTGCCCGCCATCGCTTTGATCAAATTTGCCATTTGGCGGCCCAAGCCGGCGTTCGCCATTCCCTCCAAGATCCGTATGCCTACGAGAGCGCCAACGGATTGGGCACCCTCAATCTGCTGGAATTCGCCCGGCACGGCGGGTTGCCGACGTTTGTTTTCGCCTCGTCCTCCTCCGTTTACGGCGGAAACAAAAAGATCCCTTTTTCCGTGGACGACCCGGTGGAACGGCCGGTGTCCCTGTACGCGGCCACCAAACGGTCCAACGAGCTGACGGCCCACGCCTATCATCACCTCTTCGGCTTGCGTTGCACCGCCCTTCGGTTTTTCACCGTCTACGGCCCCTGGGGACGGCCCGACATGGCGCTCTTCGGGTTCACCAAGAACATCCTGGAGGGGAAACCCATCGACGTGTACAACCACGGCGCCATGCAACGGGATTTCACCTACATCACCGACATCGTCGACGGGGTGGTGGCCGCTTTGGATCGGGAAAACGGCTACGAGATTTTTAATCTGGGCCATTCCGAGCCCGTGGAACTCACGCGCTTCATCGAATTGATCGAGAAGGCGGTGGGCCGCCCGGCCAAAAAGAACCTGTTGCCGCTTCAGCCGGGCGACGTCCCCGCCACCTGGGCCGACATCGCAAAATCCACGGAGCGCTTGGGCTTTCGACCCCGGGTTTCCATTGAGGAGGGCGTCCGCCAATTCGTGGATTGGTATCGGTCCTACTACAAAGTCTCCTAG
- the rdgB gene encoding RdgB/HAM1 family non-canonical purine NTP pyrophosphatase yields the protein MPRPAVVIATHNKHKLIEIQKILKSRRFRVRGLDDFPPPYTVRETGKTLEANALLKARKAARVTGCLSLSDDTGLEVAALGGRPGVYSARFAGPGCSFDDNNRKLLRLLRGVPRAKRRAVFRTVVAAVFPDGREKLFDGRCIGWITDTVQGEHGFGYDPVFAPGRSRRTFAEIPLAQKNRVSHRARAFQKARSFLLKTFRRAR from the coding sequence ATGCCCCGCCCCGCCGTCGTCATCGCCACGCACAACAAACACAAACTGATCGAGATCCAAAAAATATTGAAGAGCCGGAGGTTTCGCGTTCGGGGGTTGGACGATTTTCCGCCCCCCTACACCGTCCGCGAAACGGGCAAAACCCTGGAGGCCAACGCCCTGCTCAAGGCGCGCAAGGCCGCCCGGGTCACCGGATGCCTGTCTTTGTCCGACGACACGGGCCTTGAAGTCGCGGCCCTGGGCGGCCGCCCGGGCGTCTATTCGGCCCGCTTCGCGGGGCCCGGCTGTTCCTTCGACGACAACAACCGAAAATTGCTTCGATTGCTTCGCGGCGTTCCCCGGGCGAAGCGGCGCGCCGTTTTTCGAACGGTGGTCGCCGCGGTTTTCCCGGACGGGCGGGAAAAACTTTTCGACGGCCGGTGCATCGGTTGGATCACCGACACCGTCCAGGGCGAGCACGGGTTCGGGTACGACCCCGTTTTCGCCCCCGGCCGCTCCCGCCGCACCTTCGCCGAAATTCCTCTCGCGCAAAAAAATCGCGTCAGCCACCGCGCCCGGGCCTTTCAAAAGGCCCGCTCCTTCCTGCTCAAAACCTTCCGCCGCGCCCGATGA
- a CDS encoding MBL fold metallo-hydrolase: MKITFWGTRGSIATPGPDTVRYGGNTACVEFSDDKNLVVFDVGTGLRLLGEDLCRRIPAGKINAHLFISHFHFDHIIGFPFFRPLYTPGNSFTLYGCEGTGRKLENIFVGQLSPEYFPVSLSEIPAKINFVQLTTRPQTLNGWTITPAYVNHPGLALGYRVDNGKSRAVYMTDNEPFRYLLRQQAKKTPIYDDLDRGEVELEREDLMLVDFLEGADVLIHDAQYTIEEYRTKTGWGHSFYDFAVEMALRGKVKKLILFHHDPLRTDKDLDLQVQRARSIVAQRGAVLEIEAAFEGLEIELP; encoded by the coding sequence ATGAAAATCACTTTTTGGGGCACCCGCGGTTCCATCGCCACCCCCGGCCCGGACACCGTCCGCTACGGCGGCAACACGGCTTGTGTGGAATTTTCCGACGACAAGAATCTCGTCGTGTTCGACGTGGGCACCGGCCTTCGGTTGTTGGGCGAGGATTTGTGCCGGCGGATTCCCGCGGGCAAGATCAACGCCCACCTTTTCATCAGCCACTTCCACTTCGACCACATCATCGGGTTCCCCTTTTTCCGTCCCCTCTACACCCCGGGCAACTCCTTCACCCTGTACGGGTGCGAAGGTACTGGGCGAAAACTGGAAAATATTTTCGTCGGCCAGCTGAGCCCGGAATATTTCCCCGTCAGCCTCTCCGAGATTCCCGCCAAAATCAATTTTGTGCAGCTGACCACTCGCCCCCAAACGTTGAACGGCTGGACCATCACCCCCGCCTACGTCAATCATCCGGGGTTGGCGTTGGGATACCGGGTCGACAACGGGAAAAGCCGCGCGGTGTACATGACGGACAACGAGCCGTTCCGCTACCTCCTCCGCCAGCAGGCGAAGAAGACCCCCATTTACGACGACCTCGACCGGGGCGAAGTGGAATTGGAACGCGAAGATCTCATGCTGGTGGATTTCCTTGAGGGCGCCGACGTCCTGATCCACGACGCCCAGTACACCATCGAGGAATACCGGACCAAGACCGGTTGGGGCCACAGCTTTTACGATTTCGCCGTCGAAATGGCCCTTCGGGGAAAAGTCAAAAAGTTGATCCTCTTCCACCACGATCCCCTCCGCACCGACAAAGACCTGGACCTTCAGGTACAGCGGGCCCGGTCCATCGTGGCCCAACGGGGCGCCGTGTTGGAGATCGAAGCGGCCTTCGAAGGGCTTGAAATCGAGCTTCCGTAG
- the gap gene encoding type I glyceraldehyde-3-phosphate dehydrogenase yields the protein MAVKIAINGFGRIGRLVFRALVEQGLLGKQLDVVAVGDIVPADNLAYLLKYDSTQGRFHGTVGSKKSSPDKVEDDVLIVNGHDIRVVSAKDPSGLPWKDLGVELVIESTGLFTDAEKAKGHLAAGAKKVIISAPAKNEDLTVVMGVNENKYDAAKHHIISNASCTTNCLAPLVHVLLKEGFGIEEGLMTTVHSYTATQKTVDGPSKKDWKGGRTAAQNIIPSTTGAAKAVALVCPEVKGKLTGMAFRVPTPTVSVVDLTVKTTKDTSYAEISAAMKKASETYLKGVLEVTSDEVVSSDFIHSSSSSIFDQGSGIELNKRFFKLVSWYDNEWGYSNRVVDLVKFIVNKMAPVAAR from the coding sequence ATGGCGGTTAAAATTGCAATCAATGGATTTGGGCGCATCGGGCGTCTGGTGTTCCGCGCGCTGGTGGAGCAGGGCCTGTTGGGCAAGCAGTTGGACGTGGTGGCCGTGGGCGATATCGTGCCCGCCGACAACCTCGCCTACCTTTTGAAGTACGACTCCACCCAGGGTCGTTTCCACGGCACCGTGGGCTCCAAGAAATCCTCCCCCGACAAGGTCGAAGACGACGTCTTGATCGTGAACGGCCACGACATCCGCGTCGTGAGCGCGAAAGACCCCTCCGGCCTTCCCTGGAAGGATCTGGGCGTGGAATTGGTCATTGAATCCACCGGCCTTTTCACCGACGCCGAAAAAGCCAAGGGCCACCTGGCCGCGGGCGCCAAGAAGGTCATCATCTCCGCCCCCGCCAAAAACGAAGACTTGACCGTCGTCATGGGCGTCAACGAGAACAAATACGACGCGGCCAAGCACCACATCATCTCCAACGCCTCCTGCACCACGAACTGCCTGGCGCCCCTCGTGCACGTGCTATTGAAAGAGGGCTTCGGCATTGAAGAAGGCCTCATGACGACCGTGCACTCCTACACCGCCACCCAGAAGACGGTGGACGGCCCCTCCAAGAAAGACTGGAAGGGCGGCCGCACCGCGGCCCAGAACATCATTCCGTCGACCACCGGCGCCGCCAAGGCCGTCGCCCTGGTGTGCCCGGAAGTCAAGGGCAAACTGACCGGCATGGCCTTCCGCGTTCCCACGCCGACGGTCTCCGTCGTCGATCTAACGGTCAAGACGACCAAGGACACGAGCTACGCCGAAATCAGCGCGGCCATGAAGAAGGCCAGCGAGACGTACCTCAAGGGCGTTTTGGAAGTGACCTCGGACGAAGTCGTCAGCTCGGACTTCATCCACTCGTCCTCCTCCTCGATCTTCGACCAAGGCTCGGGCATCGAGCTCAACAAGCGCTTCTTTAAGCTCGTGAGCTGGTACGATAACGAGTGGGGCTATTCCAACCGGGTCGTTGATCTGGTCAAATTCATCGTGAACAAGATGGCGCCGGTGGCCGCCCGCTAA
- a CDS encoding response regulator encodes MARILVVEDDNNLREYFRFVLENSGHQVSAVGDGQAGVDACAAELPDLVILDVMIPEINGYEVCHRIKSDDKTKKAKVLMVTAKTFAADRLEAKNAGADGFLAKPVAPLDLLETVKTLLNPPS; translated from the coding sequence ATGGCGCGCATTCTGGTGGTGGAAGACGACAACAACCTGCGGGAGTATTTTCGGTTCGTGTTGGAGAATTCCGGCCACCAGGTTTCCGCGGTGGGGGACGGACAGGCGGGCGTGGACGCCTGCGCCGCCGAGCTTCCCGACTTGGTGATCCTGGACGTGATGATTCCCGAAATCAACGGCTACGAGGTTTGCCACCGGATAAAATCCGACGACAAAACCAAGAAAGCGAAGGTCCTGATGGTCACGGCCAAAACCTTCGCCGCGGACCGCTTGGAAGCCAAAAACGCCGGCGCCGACGGATTCCTCGCGAAACCGGTGGCGCCCCTGGACCTTCTCGAGACGGTCAAAACCCTTCTGAATCCCCCGTCGTAA
- a CDS encoding valine--tRNA ligase — protein MELPTVYTPDATENKWYAFWESRGYFAARPDPAKKPYTVVIPPPNVTGSLHMGHALNNTLQDVLVRRRRMKGDNALWIPGTDHGGIATQNVVEKMLKKEGKSRHDLGRPAFLERMWAWRKESGDTILHQLRKLGCSLDWSRARFTMDEVSSKAVAKAFVTFFEQGLIYQGVRLVNWCPRCATALSDIEVEHEDRAGQLWHIRYPFASGGDGVVVATTRPETLLGDTAVAVHPKDERYAALIGKELLLPLVSRVIPIVGDDAIDSAFGTGAVKVTPAHDATDFEIGQRHKLPHEQVIGYDGKMTVRAGRYAGLSVKDAREKVVADLDAKGLLVKVEDHRHAVAVCYRCATSIEPLESSQWFLKTADMAERAARATEEGRVRIHPESWAKPYLAWLHANRDWCVSRQIWWGHQVPVWYCLSCGDYSDEQMRRIREDKSLSSEITKSLLRASAKRPMASAAPLTACPDCGGRDLLQDPDVLDTWFSSGLWPLTTLGWPEDTEDLKYFYPTAVLATGHEILYLWVARMVMMGLALRNDIPYKDVFIHGIVRDKQGRKMSKSLNNVIDPLDIMKKFGTDALRFALVAQASPGRDMQLSDDSFVGARNFANKVWNASRFVLMNLQGHRNIDLPWDQRDLADRWIADRFRLAAAEADRFFDQFDPAQAARTLYAFFWNDFCDWYIELAKPRTQGTDGPSARAARQTLAEILDGILRALHPVMPFVTEELWQALNDTLGEKPAESLMIAVEKTVAGDAPASAEDRRAMDLIQGAVTGLRTIRSEMNVPPGKPIALVVNATGASAATRDTLTRFGGYLRHLAKIGEWKLVESGPCARPPQSASAVAADFEMYIPLEGLIDFGKEKERLEKEKAALEADLARLQERLENPDFISRAPADKVEEVRARMAESAAKRARVHGHLAELAS, from the coding sequence ATGGAACTCCCGACCGTCTACACCCCCGACGCCACCGAAAACAAGTGGTACGCCTTCTGGGAAAGCCGCGGCTACTTTGCCGCCCGCCCGGACCCGGCCAAAAAACCGTACACCGTCGTCATTCCCCCCCCCAACGTGACCGGGTCCCTGCACATGGGGCACGCCCTGAACAACACGCTGCAGGACGTTCTGGTCCGCCGTCGCCGGATGAAAGGCGACAACGCCCTTTGGATCCCCGGAACGGACCACGGCGGCATCGCCACCCAAAACGTCGTCGAAAAAATGCTCAAAAAAGAGGGCAAGAGCCGCCACGACCTGGGCCGCCCCGCCTTTCTGGAGCGCATGTGGGCCTGGCGGAAGGAATCCGGCGACACCATTTTGCACCAACTCCGGAAGCTGGGCTGTTCCCTGGACTGGTCCCGCGCCCGCTTCACCATGGACGAGGTCAGCTCCAAGGCCGTGGCCAAGGCCTTCGTCACGTTTTTCGAACAGGGTCTGATCTACCAGGGCGTGCGGCTCGTCAATTGGTGCCCCCGTTGCGCCACCGCCCTATCGGACATCGAAGTGGAACACGAGGACCGGGCCGGCCAGCTTTGGCACATTCGCTACCCCTTCGCCTCCGGAGGGGACGGCGTGGTGGTGGCCACCACCCGGCCCGAAACCCTTTTGGGGGACACCGCGGTGGCGGTCCACCCGAAAGACGAACGCTACGCCGCTTTGATCGGAAAAGAACTGCTTCTCCCTCTGGTGAGCCGTGTGATTCCCATCGTGGGCGACGACGCCATCGATTCCGCCTTCGGCACCGGGGCCGTCAAAGTGACCCCCGCCCACGACGCCACCGACTTCGAAATCGGCCAGCGGCACAAACTTCCCCACGAGCAGGTCATCGGCTACGACGGAAAAATGACGGTTCGGGCGGGGCGCTACGCCGGGCTCTCGGTCAAGGACGCCCGGGAAAAGGTGGTGGCGGACCTGGACGCCAAAGGCCTTTTGGTGAAGGTGGAGGATCACCGCCACGCGGTGGCCGTGTGCTACCGTTGCGCCACGTCCATCGAACCTTTGGAGTCCAGCCAGTGGTTCCTTAAAACCGCGGACATGGCCGAACGGGCGGCCCGCGCCACCGAGGAGGGCCGGGTTCGGATTCACCCCGAATCCTGGGCCAAACCCTACCTCGCCTGGCTTCACGCCAATCGGGACTGGTGCGTGTCCCGCCAGATTTGGTGGGGGCACCAGGTGCCGGTGTGGTACTGCCTGTCCTGCGGCGATTATTCCGACGAACAAATGCGGCGCATCCGGGAAGACAAATCCCTGTCTTCGGAAATTACCAAATCCCTTCTGCGGGCTTCGGCCAAGCGGCCCATGGCCTCGGCCGCGCCCTTGACCGCCTGCCCCGACTGCGGAGGCCGCGACCTTCTCCAAGACCCGGACGTGCTGGACACCTGGTTCTCCTCGGGCCTCTGGCCCCTGACCACCCTGGGCTGGCCCGAAGACACCGAGGACTTAAAATACTTTTATCCCACGGCGGTTCTGGCCACGGGGCACGAAATTCTTTACCTCTGGGTGGCCCGCATGGTCATGATGGGCCTGGCCCTGCGGAACGACATCCCCTACAAAGACGTCTTCATCCACGGCATCGTCCGGGACAAGCAGGGACGGAAAATGTCCAAGTCCCTCAACAACGTCATCGACCCCCTGGACATCATGAAGAAATTTGGCACCGACGCCCTGCGCTTCGCCCTGGTGGCCCAGGCCTCCCCCGGCCGGGACATGCAGCTTTCGGACGACAGTTTCGTGGGCGCGCGCAACTTCGCCAACAAGGTGTGGAACGCCAGCCGGTTTGTCCTGATGAACCTCCAGGGGCATCGAAACATCGACCTCCCCTGGGATCAACGCGACTTGGCCGACCGCTGGATCGCCGACCGGTTCCGCCTGGCGGCGGCCGAGGCGGATCGTTTCTTCGACCAGTTCGACCCGGCCCAGGCGGCCCGCACGCTCTACGCATTTTTCTGGAACGATTTCTGCGATTGGTATATCGAATTGGCCAAACCCCGAACCCAGGGGACCGACGGGCCTTCGGCCCGGGCCGCCCGGCAGACCCTCGCCGAGATCCTGGACGGGATCCTCCGGGCGCTCCACCCCGTCATGCCCTTCGTCACGGAGGAACTCTGGCAGGCCTTGAACGATACCCTGGGCGAAAAACCGGCGGAATCCCTGATGATCGCGGTGGAAAAAACCGTCGCCGGCGACGCCCCGGCCTCCGCCGAGGACCGTCGGGCCATGGACCTGATCCAAGGCGCGGTGACCGGCCTGCGCACCATCCGGTCTGAAATGAACGTGCCGCCGGGGAAACCCATCGCCTTGGTGGTCAACGCCACCGGGGCCTCGGCCGCCACCCGGGACACGCTCACCCGCTTCGGGGGGTATTTGCGGCACCTGGCCAAAATCGGCGAATGGAAATTGGTGGAAAGCGGTCCCTGCGCGCGGCCGCCCCAATCGGCCTCCGCCGTGGCGGCCGACTTTGAAATGTATATTCCGTTGGAAGGGCTGATCGATTTCGGAAAAGAAAAGGAACGGCTGGAGAAGGAAAAGGCCGCCCTGGAAGCGGACCTGGCGCGGCTCCAGGAACGGCTGGAAAACCCCGATTTTATTTCCCGCGCCCCCGCCGACAAGGTGGAGGAAGTTCGAGCCCGAATGGCGGAAAGCGCCGCCAAGCGGGCGCGTGTGCACGGCCACCTGGCCGAACTGGCCTCCTAG
- a CDS encoding type II secretion system protein, whose amino-acid sequence MGKKLDRQGFTLIELMLVVAIIGLLAAIAIPKFSALVTKAREAATHGKLGTYRSAISLYYADTEGGYPNNFAHSEMTCLLGKYIDEIPSIEIPKRHDGFASHTHAEHAPGGVSDFSQSYAPLFHPAVVAWVFDQNNGRLWVNCLHTDSRGTTWTQY is encoded by the coding sequence TTGGGGAAAAAACTTGACCGTCAAGGCTTTACATTGATTGAGCTGATGCTCGTCGTGGCGATCATTGGCCTTTTAGCCGCGATCGCCATCCCCAAGTTTTCCGCGCTTGTCACCAAAGCGCGGGAAGCCGCCACCCATGGAAAATTGGGAACGTATCGAAGCGCTATCTCTTTGTATTACGCGGACACGGAGGGGGGATATCCGAACAATTTCGCGCATTCCGAAATGACCTGCCTTTTAGGAAAGTATATTGATGAAATCCCCTCCATCGAAATTCCAAAAAGGCACGACGGTTTTGCATCGCACACACACGCCGAACACGCTCCCGGAGGGGTGAGCGATTTTTCCCAAAGTTATGCCCCCCTCTTCCATCCCGCCGTGGTGGCGTGGGTTTTTGATCAAAACAACGGAAGGTTGTGGGTCAACTGCTTGCACACCGACTCAAGAGGCACGACATGGACCCAGTATTAA
- a CDS encoding squalene/phytoene synthase family protein translates to MSGALSVYRKSNFAPAFWCLAPRRRRALSAVYAFARAVDDAVDEVGIEGKNPAEAQRILNAWREALRSDAAPPGIDGSLWPYLREALADFRVDRRHLLELVDGVERDLTQTRYANAGEVDDYCFGVAGTVGLACLPIFGLDVEEHRDFAVALGRAVQWVNILRDVKTDALRGRIYLPREDLTRFGVGEEEITGLVHSGRFRDLLAFEADRATAYFEEAERLLPPESRSPARPARVMGRLYRRLLDKMRAGEFRVFAERPRLSFFEKIGCLVSSGKRVAI, encoded by the coding sequence GTGAGCGGGGCGCTCTCGGTTTACCGAAAAAGCAATTTCGCTCCGGCCTTTTGGTGCCTGGCCCCCCGGCGGCGCCGGGCCCTTTCGGCGGTTTACGCCTTCGCCCGGGCCGTGGACGACGCCGTGGACGAAGTGGGCATCGAAGGGAAAAACCCGGCCGAAGCCCAACGGATTTTAAACGCCTGGCGGGAGGCCCTCCGGTCGGACGCCGCGCCCCCCGGCATCGACGGGTCGCTGTGGCCTTACCTCCGGGAGGCCCTGGCCGATTTTCGGGTGGACCGTCGGCATTTGTTGGAGTTGGTGGACGGGGTTGAACGGGATTTGACGCAAACCCGCTACGCCAACGCGGGCGAAGTCGACGATTACTGCTTCGGCGTGGCGGGAACGGTGGGCCTGGCCTGCCTGCCGATTTTCGGCTTGGACGTGGAAGAGCACCGGGATTTCGCCGTGGCTCTGGGACGGGCCGTCCAGTGGGTCAATATTTTGCGGGACGTCAAAACCGACGCCCTGCGGGGGCGGATCTACCTCCCCCGGGAAGATTTAACTCGATTCGGCGTGGGCGAGGAGGAAATCACCGGCTTGGTTCACAGCGGTCGTTTCCGGGATTTGCTGGCTTTTGAGGCGGATCGGGCGACGGCGTATTTCGAAGAGGCCGAGCGCCTATTGCCGCCGGAGAGCCGCAGCCCCGCCCGTCCCGCCCGGGTCATGGGCCGGCTCTACCGTCGGTTGTTGGATAAAATGCGGGCGGGAGAGTTCCGCGTTTTTGCCGAGCGGCCCCGGCTGTCGTTTTTTGAAAAAATCGGCTGCTTGGTGTCTTCCGGTAAGAGGGTGGCCATTTGA
- the hpnC gene encoding squalene synthase HpnC: MKPPVLSRGSPGTTGTPPRPMTLPPSAAAPASPPVRDAYAHCRRLAKSHYENFPVASRWIPAELRDPVAAVYAFARTADDFADEPGPSDAERLALLADWRRRLHAPSPEGHPVFTALADARRRFDLPPDPFDRLITAFERDVSVRRHPTFEDVLVYCRHSANPVGELVLRLHRAWTPERGRWSDAICTALQLANFWQDVSVDALKDRIYFPLEDLRAAGVTEDAVLRGPASPALRQLVEQQVRRTWDFFNEGRPLLADAPRGLRRELRLVWLGGTAILQKIERQRFDPWSARPSLSLWDWVRLGVRWWRGEPR, from the coding sequence ATGAAACCCCCCGTCCTCTCCCGGGGTTCCCCCGGGACGACGGGAACACCCCCCCGCCCCATGACGCTCCCCCCGTCGGCCGCCGCGCCGGCTTCTCCCCCGGTTCGGGACGCCTACGCCCACTGCCGCCGCCTGGCCAAATCCCATTACGAAAACTTTCCCGTGGCGTCCCGGTGGATCCCCGCCGAATTGCGGGACCCGGTGGCCGCCGTGTACGCCTTCGCCCGCACGGCGGACGATTTCGCCGATGAGCCGGGGCCCTCGGACGCGGAGCGGCTGGCCCTATTGGCCGATTGGCGGCGACGGCTTCACGCGCCCTCTCCCGAAGGGCACCCGGTCTTCACGGCCCTGGCCGACGCCCGCCGTCGCTTTGACCTTCCCCCGGACCCCTTCGACCGTTTGATCACCGCCTTCGAGCGGGACGTTTCCGTTCGCCGCCACCCCACCTTTGAGGATGTGCTTGTCTATTGCCGCCATTCCGCCAACCCCGTGGGGGAACTGGTCCTTCGCCTCCACCGGGCCTGGACCCCGGAGCGGGGACGATGGTCCGACGCGATTTGCACCGCCCTGCAACTGGCCAATTTTTGGCAGGATGTGTCCGTGGACGCTTTGAAAGATCGGATTTATTTTCCCCTGGAAGATCTTCGGGCGGCGGGCGTGACGGAGGACGCGGTTCTTCGCGGCCCCGCCTCGCCGGCCCTTCGGCAATTGGTGGAACAGCAGGTCCGTCGGACCTGGGATTTCTTCAACGAAGGCCGCCCCCTGCTCGCGGACGCCCCCCGGGGGCTCCGCCGGGAATTGCGCCTGGTGTGGCTGGGGGGGACGGCCATCCTTCAAAAAATAGAGCGTCAACGTTTCGACCCCTGGAGCGCCCGGCCGTCCTTGTCCCTGTGGGACTGGGTCCGATTGGGCGTTCGCTGGTGGCGGGGGGAACCCCGGTGA
- a CDS encoding endonuclease V: MKPQSLHPWNVPIDQARGIQEELAQRVDLENTVGDVRTVAAVDIAMESKTLGHAAAVLFAFPGFDVLETAVVRGPIKFPYVPGLLSFREGPLLIDALLRLRREPDVIFFDGQGVAHPRRLGVASHLGLVLDKATVGLAKSRLVGTFKEPGPDEGAASDLVFEGRLVGYAVRSRVNAEPIFVSPGHGIDYKTALRLATASFDGQRVPRPIRVADGLSKAAKRGKAKEFIAALKKGK; this comes from the coding sequence TTGAAACCGCAAAGTCTGCACCCTTGGAACGTACCAATCGACCAGGCCCGGGGCATTCAGGAAGAGCTGGCCCAGCGGGTCGATTTGGAAAACACCGTCGGCGACGTACGCACCGTCGCCGCCGTGGACATCGCCATGGAGAGCAAAACCCTTGGCCACGCGGCGGCCGTGCTGTTCGCCTTTCCGGGGTTTGACGTTTTGGAAACCGCGGTGGTTCGCGGGCCGATCAAATTCCCCTACGTGCCGGGCTTGCTCAGTTTTCGCGAAGGGCCTTTGTTGATCGACGCCCTCCTTCGCCTTCGCCGCGAACCGGACGTGATTTTCTTCGACGGGCAGGGCGTGGCGCACCCCCGGCGGCTGGGAGTCGCCTCCCACCTGGGCTTGGTCCTCGACAAAGCGACGGTGGGGTTGGCCAAGTCCCGCCTGGTGGGAACGTTCAAAGAACCGGGCCCCGATGAGGGGGCGGCGTCGGACCTGGTGTTCGAAGGCCGCTTGGTGGGGTACGCGGTGCGCTCCCGGGTCAACGCCGAACCCATTTTTGTTTCCCCCGGACACGGAATCGATTACAAGACCGCCCTCCGGTTGGCCACGGCCAGCTTTGACGGGCAACGGGTTCCACGACCGATCCGGGTCGCCGACGGACTTTCAAAAGCGGCCAAACGGGGCAAGGCGAAGGAATTCATCGCCGCATTGAAAAAAGGGAAATAG